ttcagattctggcctttcaccgtttcttatattcccgaagatccgtaactccgattgggctaaaATTTGGaaacgatttttatccggatattggctttcttgcagcgaaagaagggcaccaaccaccttacggggtgtccacgagagtcaggggcacgccccctgcctcgtgaccccctcgggcatcgtctcgcgttgattctttttcccaaaaatcacatatattccaaaaaaatctccgtgagtttttatcccgtttggactccgtttgatatggattttctgcgaaataaaaaacatgcaacaaacaggaactggcactgggcactggatcaatatgttagtcccaaaaatagtataaaaagttgccaaaagtatgtaaaagttgtagaatattggcatggaacaatcaaaaattatagatatgacggagacgtatcacccaccaCCACCAGTCCGCTGCCCATAAGCACCGCTCCCCCAACCACTGCTCCACTGAACCTCACCGTGTCGCGCTGGGAGCGGCCCTCTCTGACGGCGCATCCtcctccaccgcgccgccgcccttgATCCACGCCGTCAACATCGGGGCGCACATCGACTTCAAGCTGGATCCCATCTCCGACAACTACTCGAAGTGGCGCCACATCATGTCCTTCATCCCGCGCAAGTCCGGCGTGGAGAGCCACGTCCACGTCCACTCCGCGCCCCTCCAGCAGACGGTGCAGTGGCGCCCTGATGATCTTCAGATCCTCCTCATGATCTACGGTACGATCACCGACGAGCTCTATGATGTCATTTCCGCTAAGATACCACTGCATATCATGCCTAGGTGCTCCTCAATGCCTTCTTGCGCGACAACCTCGCGGGCCGCGCCGCTCACTTCGGCGCCGCGTTCCAGTCCATCGTCCAGGGCAGCCTGCGGATCGGCGAGTACTGCAGGAGCCTCAAGGCGCTCGCGGACGAGCTCGACGACCTCGACGAGCACGTCTCCGACAAGACGTTGACCCTGCAGCTCATCCGCGGGCTCTCTCCGCGGTTCCAGGTGATGGCGTTGCTGCTCCCGATGCATGTCCCGTTTCCCAACTTTGTTCAGGCCGGCTCCAGGCTGATGCTGGAGGAGATCAACCTGGACGCGCGTGCCCGCACGGCGGGGACCACCGCCCTCATCGCCACCACCGGTGGCTCCTCCTCGAGCGCTGGCGGCTTGGGCGGTGACAGCGGCCAGTAGCAACACCCGCGTTAGGCAGAGTGCTCCGCTTCCTCCGAAcacgggggaggggggggggcggccgtGGCAGTGGACGTGGCAACGGCGGCCGTGGCGGGTCACCACTCGCGTCCTCTCCATCGCAGCAGCCCTGGATGGGGTATTTCGCCCCGTGGGGTGCCTCGTTCCCTCCCAGTAGCCGTGCTCCCTGGGTGCCGCCAAACGCCTCGGGCGTGCTCGGTCTACGACCCGGCGTGGCACACCAGGCCTACCCCATGGTCTATGGTGCACCTCCTGCCAACGGCGCGGCTCCCCTTTTACAGCGCTGCTCCACCACCAACCcagctagccgctccagcaccacCATCATGGGACCAGACAGGGCTCCTTCACACCGCCATGAACAACATGTCCCTGCAGCCACCGGCTGCCAGAGAGTGGTACCTCGACACGGGCGCGTCGAACCACATCACCAACAACGCGAGTAACTTGAGCTCATCTTGTTTTTCCTCAAAGCACCCCTCCATACTGGTCGGCGATGGTCCCTACATGCCTGTTATGTACCTctctgtgacgcccggataatcaatcTACAataacctctgctaatgatgccacgtcacctcgattactgttgctaatctcgcgttagttcgaaaccgattcaaaattcaaattcaaaaatatggcaaacaacaaaagttctcAAGCAttagaacaaaaatgttcggttagtgccaaatattgcataggtaattgtTGTGAAGAAAACACATATTTAGAAAATGCTAAGATGCCCTaaatttaaataaaacagaaaagggaaataaataaaagaaaagaaaatacaaaaacagaaaacaaagcAAACAGAGAGAAAAAAGGCCCCTACCCCACTGGACCAAACGGCCCAGCTGGCCGTCGACCCACGCCAGCCGGCCCACTTCCCCTCCCTCGTCGTCTTCCCCTTTCTCCTGTTCGACCGACCCGCGCGAGCGGTCGCCGTCGAACCCGCTCGTCGCCACGCGCCTCGCCGAAGAGGGGATAAGGATCCCCTCCCTCCTTGTCGCCTCGATCCCCTCTTCCCCCCACTTGCACCTCtcctcccccagatccacctcTCCCTCTGCTTCATTTTGAAGAGGAgaccgacgcggtcgccgccgttctccgtcaTCACCGCGCCCACAGCCACCGCCTCGCTCCGCCGTCTTGTCGTGAAGCTCCGCCGGGGTCGACTCCGTCGTCTGGTGCCCTCAGGTGGAGCTGGGAAGCACCGCAGCCGCCGTTCGTCCTCGTCCCCATCTCCGGCTGCCGTCGATCTTCTTCGTCTCCGGCGCCGCCCCTGCAACTCCTAAACCGCCACCGAGCCTCCTTGTGCTCCGCGGTGAGCTCTCCTTCCTCCCTGCTCTCTTCTCCTCGCCCCCAACATGCCCGTAGTTGCCGTCTCGTACGTGCCCGAGCCCATCACCGCGGGGGCTCATCGCCGACGAGcttccggcgaccaaatggaccCGCGCCAGTGCCCGTTTAGCTCGCCCGCGCGTGTAGGACCTCGCTCCCCCCTTTGCCTCGCCCGTTTGCGCACTGCTGCTGTTAATCCACTTCCACCCGAAAGCCACGCCGCCCACACTCATCGCCGGCGCAGTTCCGGTCACCCCCGAGTCCAACCAACCACACCACGCGGGCGCGGCATCGAGTCCTCATTCGAATGCAACAAACCGCGTGCGATTTGGTGTCTTGTGGCGCTTTTCTGAGCATATCCGGCGATCTGCCGtcgtgcgcgagctcgccggagctcctccggcgccgccgctGACCTGGCAAGCGTAGGGCCCACCCCGGTGAGGCTGCCCGTGGGCCCAGCGCCTCAGTTGACCGCGTTGACTACGGTCAACGCGGGCACTGTTCACCCCCTGCCACTGACCTGTGGGCCCTTGCacttaattaagataattaagtTTTTCAAACTAATCTGCTAATTAGAATACTCACTGACACATCGGGCCCACACCCCTAATTAACCCTGTGTGAAAAATTAATCCACTGGTAACccacagaggctgacatgtgggtccctgtggccccactagtcagtttgacctggtcagccgtcctgttgaatgctgacgtcacagtgatgtCATGCTGGCgtagtattccttttctgttaatattAATAATTCCACATAATGCTTTAATCtttaaaaattcatagaaattaaaccgtaactcggatgaaaatattttctacatgaaagttgctcagaaaaatccaacgaatctgaatatgcggtccgttcatctgtcacatgcccctagcatgctgaacatggaactttcctcctcctgtcatctgtctgacataggtccggaaccgggaaaacgttcccggttgacttcccccttcgccggtatcgtgtagcaccgcgttagaacacgtctagctctgtctgttgtcctgttatgcacttgcttgctatgtatttactgtttctcccccctcttctcttcggtagaccccgtgacgatgttgatgcccctgtgatcgactacatcaccgacgacccctccttcttgtctgagcaaccaggcaagcccccccccttgatcaccatatatcgcctattcttctgtatacagcttgcattagagtagtgtagcatgttactgctttcggttaatcctattctgctgcatagcctatcattgttgctacagttgttacccctgctatcctactgcttagtataggatgctagtgttccatcagtggccctacactcttgtccgtctgccatgctatactactggctcgtgatcacttcgggaggtgatcacgggtatatactatatactttatatacatgacacatgtggtgactaaagtcgggtcagctcgttgagtacccgcaagtgattctgatgagggggctgaaaggacaggtggctccatcccggtagaggtgggcctgggttcctaacggcccccgactgttactttgtggcggagcgacagggcaggttgagaccacctaggagagaggtgggcctgggcctggtcggcgttcgcagatacttaacacgcttaacgagatcttggtatttgatctgagtctgaccatttggtctatacgcactaaccaactacgcgggaacagttatgggcactcggcgtcgtggtatcagccgaagctctttttgacgtcagcgactgagtggcgcgcgccgcattggaccgtaagctcgcgcttgtattaagggggctaggtctgcttccggccgcgtacgcaacgtcaaggtgtgcaatgggcgatgggcccagacccctgcgcgcataggatttagaccggcgtgctgacctctctgttgagcctaggtggggctacgacgtgttgatcttccgaggccgggcatgacccaggaaagtgtgtccggccaaatgggatcgagcgtgttggaaaatgtggtgcacccctgcagggaagtttatctattcaaatagccgtgtccctcggtaaaaggatgacccggagttgttccttgaccttatgacaactagaactgaatacttaataaaacacacccttccaagtgccagatataatccggtgatcgctctctaacagggcgacgaggaggggatcgccgggtaggattatgctatacgatgctacttggaggacttcaatctactctcttctacatgctgcaagatggaggctgccagaagcgtagtcttcgacaggactagctatcccccccttattctggcattctgtagttcagtccaccgatatggccctttacacatatacccatgcatatgtagtgtagctccttgcttgcgagtactttggatgagtactcacggttgcttttctccctctttcccccctttcccttctacctggttgtcgcaatcagatgccggagcccaggagccagacgccaccgtcgacgacgactcctactacaccggaggtgcctactactacgtgcagcccgctgacgaaggccaggagtagttaggaggatcccaggcaggaggcctgcgcctctttcgatctgtatcccagtttgtgctagccttcttaaggcaaacttgtttaacttatgtctgtactcagatattgttgcttccgctgactcgtctatgatcgagcactggtattcgagccctcgaggcccctggcttgtattatgatgcttgtatgacttatttatgttttagagttgtgttgtgatatcttcccgtgagtccctgatcttgatcgtacacgtttgcgtgcatgattagtgtacgattgaatcgggggcgtcacaagttggtatcagagccgactgcctgtaggaatccccctctccaactccttggctgaagtcgagtctagtcattgaaaaacttatactaacatgactgtgtggcttacgggcccacgtcgccattgggtggtattaggaacttttactccttgtctatactctgggactctgatctctcttctattcgggttaaatgaattttgctaattctaacattaggatctcgttatcactttcacccggagagccccttattactgatgatcgtctgctgcacgtgaggaccctgaagacactctccgttgttaacccgagaacttgtgttcatcgcttttgcaattcccttccatcgataaactcctatggataaccacgtatactcgccattcatacaatgtttcccagttgatcttgttattacaagataccccgaaattctctctgttgttccgagaatcctttgagcttactgccttgctgttctttgtcacctgaatacccctacggataattctcacACTTACCAAGTATCCGCTCacccccagttgattcaagtatttcacaaaagtgttcaaaataccattcgatcttccgaaaatcctcaagagccttttgctcttgaaattcttgcttacttgcattatgattaatcttaagtctcataatcttattggcatctcctgtcattatcattttgagtccgttgattcgatttgttgcgaatgctcgcaatcctcaatcagagcctagaattcatccttccagctcagacgtcatttgaaacgtgaactggttatcgaccaatcaaattgccgtcggttgtacccctaagtctattcaacttatccattcttaatcagaccattggcttctgatcccttgatttggaaatgataattcctttgcatttgagctttgaattactcagttgtttttatagtccgatgccctttcgttccttcttcctctgatagagtaccgatactcgcatcagctccgctgtagaccacaagaccccttgttgggttattatccgacagtgtccttcatagtcaataaccttgtgatcatttccatggatatataatgcctttggtaatttgtatcctctgcttgataaccatactctacttttgagctggtgattttactcttgaagtttgaggtatatgtttctaagatgccccgatggattgaacctataccttccctaaaaaccgtatgaacccgaaggttttcacaagtcatacccttctggtattttaccagataattttctaccatacaacttcatcgaatgcgagaagtgaatgaaaggttatgcattggagaagtgggagtcgaccttgaactttgtgttcatgcccatggacacgatgtagatcttatcagtaaagcttctcttaaattaattattccctgggtataagttcatcttatatctgggatctggcatttttcaatcgtggttctgaccatgttctcctttaaacacCATGTCTCAGACAAGTGAAaacacttgtcttctgcagatcaataCATCTCCGCAACCCCTATGTCGATCTTCCTTCGAGTAATACCCTCcagtatctcgagaatatcaaagaactgtgttgcttccaatgagtcttcatctagtattgcttctcactGATTTCAGATTTCCCCCAGGTTCTGAGTTAATTCACTCAAGAACATCGATatgtgaatcgattccgcactccgattcaataactctaagtaattttcgttgcttacgagtttaaaaatccttcaagtcattcctagcctgatcggctacatcattatcgtgctaaattttaactgtgctacctggtccttcttcccggagcacaacttttgacgatgagctaagcttacgtcaactttgctcatcatatcatttcgccttgaacaccaagcttgattttgagtttgtgtcgtactcgtggttccaataacctatCGCGTGATCATTccttgacttgatgtcatcaccgatcgattacatcttcatgaaatctctcgacaattgtgtcgtgatcatcatcaacattctgagctcttatAGGATATCGATCGAATCcgtgatgagaaataccatccttgcccctcgattatttgtgttatcatcgacaacattcttgccttccccccaacacaaacttgctcgtgtttggtgttataccttgagttccttgctatctagcaattgttcttctttaccttggaacattaacatctcttttgtcctcaatgttgtgagaatttcaccacctcttaagaaatcttggtatggtgatacttctcaccatcaccattccttCTTGGGTCCTCATGTTGATTCAAAccggggtaccaacaagtgagcggtgctgtttggatcctgcccttctagcaaccctattgctttgaagttaatggttgGCCGTTCATTCatagactattgattattgaatcaccattccgacgttggtcgtgcaacccagcccatatttcgggtgcacctttcaaccaatgtttaattgtgtatgttttcctcgagcatacatcattataccatttgttctgacaaatgttatctccttgtgcacatagttgtggaaatccatcttttgttaatctcgatgaattgtcgctgattccatcagccacctcctcatcctctcgttggtttactgatgaactcttgtttcggaactcgcttccatagttcatttcccgagaatcttacaatgtcatctcgtcaaattgtgccgcacctttccttctcaggcatcctaagtctgagatatcgtgacaccaatcagatctgaatctcggtcagatgtgatggttggaacatatttccaagagttataatgttggtctttatatgacccggtaaggttaTGTCATGcatagcacacctggccggaggacctattgttatagcttccttttcagcaaggttatccattcttccatgaggaaattgtcagacttattctacaagttgttcctgatggatccttcctgtatccaaagtctgacctttgcttgaagaccatgtcaatgctatctcgaaccatgtctgtggtaatccgattttcaataagagcatttgaagcacaatgctaaattttctttatcatttatcctaacaccgttgtatgggtaatatcatgagattcctccccccttacctaaatgggtttctactttctatcatgtcatggatatcttgctccgcttgtccttgggaaggatataccctcgACATATGTGTGTatacacattttcctttccattgttctgattAATCTGATAATCGTATTTTCCTTTctattgttttgtttaacctttctggtaaTCTGACTTAACTAAGCagtgataattccctgcttagttAAGAACCTTGTGGTACCACACTGttagtaagaccctgttactattgttgatgacattccggtaaccgctgatggacgagaactttgcctattggtccgcctcgttcaacgagcaggaaaatggttctcttcgtccctcgcccttggtattgacattgttgccgacataactgatagGTTACCCTCTGACAGGTCTTGTTATCATGAACGTGCGAGATGCCACCGCTCCTTCTAccttaacccacatggtgggcccataacccacagttccacaggatcgaaacctgactctcctgttcACCCCCTGTTCACAAAGTATTCCACGCACATGGCTTCATAGGTAATTcgcgagccaccttcctagtgatctattctggtatcagacgcaatacctattctcgttgctctgaaccccttttcaCACTCCGTTTCAGGCAACGAGCAATTGCATGCCCGCTCGAAAATTCTCATGCGACCTTCATACTTTGCTC
The Aegilops tauschii subsp. strangulata cultivar AL8/78 chromosome 3, Aet v6.0, whole genome shotgun sequence genome window above contains:
- the LOC120975941 gene encoding uncharacterized protein → MSFIPRKSGVESHVHVHSAPLQQTVLLNAFLRDNLAGRAAHFGAAFQSIVQGSLRIGEYCRSLKALADELDDLDEHVSDKTLTLQLIRGLSPRFQVMALLLPMHVPFPNFVQAGSRLMLEEINLDARARTAGTTALIATTGGSSSSAGGLGGDSGQ